The genomic stretch GTGAACCGGAAAGAGTTGGCGGAGATACCCCATATCGATCGGTTGAAAGGTGCGAAAATTTTATTGGTTGAAGATAGCGAGATAAACAAAGAAATCGCTTTGATCTTGCTGGAGAGAAGAGGTATGCAGGTGACAGCTGTATCCAACGGCAAAGAGGCGTTACAAGCGTTGTCCTCGGCTCATTTCGACGGAGTACTGATGGATATTCATATGCCGGTCATGGATGGTTATACGGCTTGTCGGGCCATTCGGAGCCAGCTGGCTTATAAGGATTTGCCGATCATCGCTCTGACCGCCGATGTTATGGCGGAAGATAAAGAAAAAACAAGGTCGGTCGGCATGAACGGCCATGTCGGCAAGCCCTTCCGGGAAGAGGAAATACTTGCCGTTATGGCAGAGTTGATTAAACCTGAACGCTCTTCTTGCTGACACGTTCAGATTTTGGATCTGTATTTTGGAGGAGGAATCCTGTTAGGAAGGTAACAAGAAATATTTTACCCCTTATGCCGGGTACCGTAGGGGCGAATCCCTGTGTTCGCCCTTGCATACCGGGCAGGCACAGGGACCTGCCCCTACGACATGTACCGACAACGGGGAGCTTATTTTTTGGAAAATCCCTTATAGGCTTAGGTTATTATCCGTACCGCGCCTTTATCTGCTGAGGCGGCAAAACGGGCATAGACCTGGAGGGCCTTGGAGATCGTTCTCTCACGGTTCGGGGTAAAGGCCTTGTCGCCTCGGGCCTCTTCTTCCTGGCGACGTTGCGCAAGTTCCTCTGGGCTGATATCTAAGCTGATACTCCGCTCCGGGATGTTAATATCAATGGGATCGCCGTCTCGAACCAGACCGATAGCCCCGCCGCCTGCTGCTTCTGGAGAGACATGGCCGATGGACAGTCCCGAGGTGCCCCCGGAAAAGCGTCCGTCCGTGACCAAGGCGCATTCTGCTCCCAGGTGGATAGATTTCAAGTAAGAGGTGGGATAGAGCATTTCCTGCATACCCGGCCCGCCCTTGGGGCCTTCGTAGAGAATAAAAACGACATCACCTGCTGAGATCTCACCGGCCAGAATGCCTTCGCAGGAGGCTTCCTGAGAATGATAGACCTTGGCCTTGCCCTGGAAATGAAGGATGGACGGATCAACCCCGGCTGTTTTGACGATGCAGCCGTTTTCGGCAATATTGCCGTACAGGACAGCTAAACCGCCGTCCTTGGAATAGGCATGGTCTGCATTACGGATGCAGCCCTTTTCCCGATCTGTATCCAAGGCATCGTACATAGTATCCTGTGATCCCATGACCAAGTTCCGCCCTTTATTGCCCGGAGCACTGGCGTAGAGGGTGCGGGCTGCTTTGCTGGCAGTCTCTCTTGCAATATCAAACTGATCAAGAGCCTGAACCAAGCTCAAGCCGTCCGCCCTGCTCACTGCTGTGTCGAGCAATCCGGCCCTGTCCAGTTCTCCCAAGATTCCCAGAATACCGCCTGCCCGATTGACATCTTCTACATGATAGGAAGCAGAAGGAGCCACCTTGCAGAGGTTGGGTACCTTGCGGGACAGGGCGTCGATGTCCTGCATGGTAAAATCCACCCCGGCCTCATGGGCAACAGCCAAGATATGAAGCACGGTATTGGTGGATCCGCCCATAGCGATATCCAGGGCCATTGCATTATTAAAGGCGGCCTTGGTGGCAATGGAGCGGGGTAGAACCGAGGCGTCTTCCTTTTCGTACCAAGCCTCGCACATGGCCACGATGCGGTGGGCGGCCTGTTCAAACAGGCTCAAACGATTTTTATGGGTAGCCAGCACAGTGCCGTTGCCGGGCAGGGCCATTCCCAAGGCCTCGTTGAGACAATTCATGGAATTGGCTGTGAACATACCGGAGCAGGAACCGCAACCGGGGCAGGCGGCCCGTTCAATTTCCGCAATTTCCTCGTCCGAGACGGAGCTGTCCCCAGCCAAGACCATTGCGTCCACTAGGTCGTAGCCTCGCTCTTTTCCCTTGATCCGGCCTGCTTCCATGGGGCCGCCGGAAACAAAGATGGCCGGGATGTTGAGGCGCATGGCGGCCATCAGCATGCCAGGGGTGATTTTATCGCAGTTGCTGATGCAGATCATCGCATCCACCTTATGGGCGTTGCACATGTACTCCACCGAGTCGGCGATCAGCTCGCGGGAGGGCAGGGAGTAGAGCATGCCGTCGTGGCCCATAGCGATGCCGTCATCAATGGCGATGGTGTTGAACTCGGCAGCAAAGCAGCCTTGGGCCTCGATCTGCTTTTTCACCTGCTGGCCGATCTCGTGCAGATGGACATGACCTGGCACCATCTGGGTGAAGGAGTTGACCACCGCGATGATGGGTTTGCCGATCTGTTCTTCGGTCATGCCGTTGGCCCGCCAGAGGGCGCGGGCTCCGGCCATTCTTCGGCCCTGGGTTGTTTCGTTGCTGCGAAGGGGGATTGCCATGTTGTTCTCCTGTTAATATAACGTTGTATAGACGTGATCGACAGAACTCACTGGTGAGTTCCCGACAAACTAAGTAGTGAATTCTCTGCAAACTCACTGGTGAGTTTCACCCTCTCTGCTTCCGACCCCATTGTCTTCTTCTGATCCATTCATTGAAGTCAATGCCGATGCCAGAAATATTTGGCTTCAGTATAAACACCTCCTTCTCGTCCATCTGCGCTTGTATAATCCGCTCACTGTCCGGCTTCTCCACCAAACCCAGTAGCTCACTGACGTTATACGCCCTCTTAGCTCCATCAGGCCGAATGCGTTTGATGCCATCCTGCATACAGCCAAGCAAGGTCTGGTAGTCAGCACTGCACACCGGGTCATCGGGCATGGGGATGCGTTCGCTGACGTTGAGTTTTTCAAAGCTGTCGTTGATATCCAACAGCGTGAACCAGAGGAAGCTGAGATACTCCTTGCGGCGTGGGCCATGCACCCAGAGTTGAATGCGCCGAGCCTCCATATCCGCTTTAACCGCAGCCAGTAAGCCACTGGCCTTATCCTCCAATACCACACCAGTACGCCAGCATAGACCCGGCTTGATACTTTGATGTACCTTGACCATGAAGCGAGGAAAGACCGAGGGCGGCAGGAATTCTTGATAATGAAGAACGAAACCCAATGATCCGCTATAGTCAAAGGCGAATTCCGGTTCATCGACAGGAAGGAGTTGCGGGAGGAGCACTGTCTGCTCGTTGATGCCCCAGCATAGCTGAAACTTCTTCATTAACTCCAGAATAAATACATGTGTATGCACCGGCCAAGAGTGCTTTTCCCCCTCTTCATGCCGCAGGATTTCCGTCAGGTTGGCCAAGTGCAGAAGACCGTAGCTGTCTGCCATCTTCTTGGCCGTGATGATCTTATACACCGCCTGCGTCACCCAGACCGGATCAAGTACATGCATGGCATTCAGAACGTAGTCATCGAAATACACGACTGCGCCCAGATCATGAAGGAAGCTAACCAGCATTTTTCGATTTTCCTCCTCGGCAATGCCTGCCTTTTTGCAGATGCCTGCGTATTCCTCGCAGCTGATGCAGGGCTTGTCCGACTGCTTTATGGCCTGCTTGACCTGAAACCAGCTCTGCGGCCAGCGGATGTCGATCATCGGCACCTTGCCCAGCTCTTCGATGAGGGCTTTTTTAAAGTCGGCAACGCCCTCGCCGCTCTTGCAGGAGGTGGAATAGAAGCCTTTCACCGCTGGATACTTGCGTTGCAGATGTATCCGGTTAAGGTCAAAGGCGCTGTTCTCATCCTGCTTGTTGAGCACGATCAGTACAGGTGAGTCGCCGCCAAAGCTCTCGATATGCTGGAGCCAGTATTCGGGCCGTTCGTCCTTGCGGACATCAAGCACGAGGACATACAGGCTGCGCTTGGACAGGAAGAACTGGTGCGTGGCATGCTGGATAACTTGGCCACCAAAGTCCCAGATATTGATTCTGATCTTTCTGCTGCCGATATCCTGTTGCCAGTCTTTAATATTGATACCATGCGTAGTGTCCTCGTGATGGTCAAAGGGCAGATCGAGCAGCCGCTTGACCAAGGAAGTCTTGCCTGCCGCGCCGTCACCGACGAGGATGACTTTGACCTCGTTGAGGGGCTGATCTTTTGGTTGGAGGAGGACAGGGTTGGAAATCACTCCTATTGAGGTGTCAGGTTCAAGGGCAGCGAAATAATGACGGATGGCTTCGATGCCCTTCGTGGCTATTTCATACGGCGGGGAGATGAGGGGGTTGCGACCGAAGTAAAGCCCCGCTAGATTAGTGAGCTTGCAGATTTCTTGCGGCAGGCTGCTGAGATGGTTATTGCTGAGGTTAAGATTCATCAGGTTCGTGAGCCAGCAGATTTCTGGCGGCAGAGTGGTGAGTTTATTATCCAAGAGGATAAGTGTTTGTAGATTTGTAAGTTGGCAAATCTCCGATGGGAGGGTC from Candidatus Electrothrix communis encodes the following:
- the ilvD gene encoding dihydroxy-acid dehydratase, producing MPLRSNETTQGRRMAGARALWRANGMTEEQIGKPIIAVVNSFTQMVPGHVHLHEIGQQVKKQIEAQGCFAAEFNTIAIDDGIAMGHDGMLYSLPSRELIADSVEYMCNAHKVDAMICISNCDKITPGMLMAAMRLNIPAIFVSGGPMEAGRIKGKERGYDLVDAMVLAGDSSVSDEEIAEIERAACPGCGSCSGMFTANSMNCLNEALGMALPGNGTVLATHKNRLSLFEQAAHRIVAMCEAWYEKEDASVLPRSIATKAAFNNAMALDIAMGGSTNTVLHILAVAHEAGVDFTMQDIDALSRKVPNLCKVAPSASYHVEDVNRAGGILGILGELDRAGLLDTAVSRADGLSLVQALDQFDIARETASKAARTLYASAPGNKGRNLVMGSQDTMYDALDTDREKGCIRNADHAYSKDGGLAVLYGNIAENGCIVKTAGVDPSILHFQGKAKVYHSQEASCEGILAGEISAGDVVFILYEGPKGGPGMQEMLYPTSYLKSIHLGAECALVTDGRFSGGTSGLSIGHVSPEAAGGGAIGLVRDGDPIDINIPERSISLDISPEELAQRRQEEEARGDKAFTPNRERTISKALQVYARFAASADKGAVRIIT
- a CDS encoding COR domain-containing protein; translated protein: MTNEDVLKKIEEAKASGATTLDLSRQGLKKLPPEIGQLTNLTELYLSGNRLSTLQPVIGQLTNLTILNLGNNRLNSLPPAICQLMKLTKLDLRHNQFSSLPPEICKLTKLKVLDLYSNYISSLPPEICKHTNLTRLDLGHNHLSSLPPAIGNLTKLTRLDLRHSKFSSLPPEIGKLTKLTELNLSNNLFKTLPSEICQLTNLQTLILLDNKLTTLPPEICWLTNLMNLNLSNNHLSSLPQEICKLTNLAGLYFGRNPLISPPYEIATKGIEAIRHYFAALEPDTSIGVISNPVLLQPKDQPLNEVKVILVGDGAAGKTSLVKRLLDLPFDHHEDTTHGINIKDWQQDIGSRKIRINIWDFGGQVIQHATHQFFLSKRSLYVLVLDVRKDERPEYWLQHIESFGGDSPVLIVLNKQDENSAFDLNRIHLQRKYPAVKGFYSTSCKSGEGVADFKKALIEELGKVPMIDIRWPQSWFQVKQAIKQSDKPCISCEEYAGICKKAGIAEEENRKMLVSFLHDLGAVVYFDDYVLNAMHVLDPVWVTQAVYKIITAKKMADSYGLLHLANLTEILRHEEGEKHSWPVHTHVFILELMKKFQLCWGINEQTVLLPQLLPVDEPEFAFDYSGSLGFVLHYQEFLPPSVFPRFMVKVHQSIKPGLCWRTGVVLEDKASGLLAAVKADMEARRIQLWVHGPRRKEYLSFLWFTLLDINDSFEKLNVSERIPMPDDPVCSADYQTLLGCMQDGIKRIRPDGAKRAYNVSELLGLVEKPDSERIIQAQMDEKEVFILKPNISGIGIDFNEWIRRRQWGRKQRG